Proteins from a single region of Sesamum indicum cultivar Zhongzhi No. 13 linkage group LG5, S_indicum_v1.0, whole genome shotgun sequence:
- the LOC110011975 gene encoding uncharacterized protein LOC110011975, whose protein sequence is MPLPPGLKLTSDIVSLLPYPASSLPWFTSPDVSFAIQQLSQFLQYLESFHWMLPFMSFVISRAHLLYGLFFPSNNNLRPSVYIDASWASCPDSQRSIIDFCIFLGSIVSWKTKKHPTVSRSSAEAEYCNMGAAGDHPHHCKSIFSRTEEIFGHRLSSCP, encoded by the exons ATGCCTCTGCCTCCTGGCCTTAAACTTACCTCGGACATTGTGTCTCTCTTACCTTATCCGGCGTCTTCTCTACCTTGGTTTACCAGTCCTGATGTCTCTTTTGCGATCCAACAATTAAGCCAATTCCTCCAGTATCTCGAATCCTTCCATTGGATGCTGCCGTTCATGTCCTTCGTTATCTCAAGGGCACATCTTCTATATGGTctcttctttccttccaaCAACAATCTTCGGCCCTCTGTTTACATTGATGCTTCTTGGGCGTCTTGTCCTGACTCTCAACGCTCAATCATAGATTTCTGCATCTTCCTAGGTTCCATCGTTTCctggaaaacaaagaaacatcCCACTGTGTCCCGGTCTTCCGCCGAAGCTGAGTATTGCAATATGGGAGCTGCT GGCGACCATCCACATCACTGCAAATCCATTTTTTCACGAACGGAAGAAATATTTGGACATCGATTGTCATCTTGTCCGTGA
- the LOC105161860 gene encoding LOW QUALITY PROTEIN: probable pre-mRNA-splicing factor ATP-dependent RNA helicase DEAH5 (The sequence of the model RefSeq protein was modified relative to this genomic sequence to represent the inferred CDS: inserted 1 base in 1 codon) — protein MGADDDDNGLKKLEYLSLVSKVCMELETHLGFGDKVLAEFITEMGRSCQTVDEFDAKLKENGAEMPDYFVRTLLTIIHAILPPTQKSEPEKGAKEGENSAFSALKIKDNKERVKELEKEIEEDVKREGQDEEENGSDRGNXHKREEXXXXXXXXETDGRNGYDDDRGRRRHTDRDRDMNRDEGNRRNGSNEDRDERHGRFGEPELYKVYKGRVSRVMDAGCFVQLDAFRGKEGLVHVSQMANRRIVNAKDVVKRDQEVYVKVISVSGNKLSLSMRDVDQNSGTDLLPLKRNEEDDVFRTNPSGRNDGGGTGTRLGLSGIKITEDDDDGVPSCRPLKKMSSPERWEAKQLIASGVLSVKECPMFDEEGDGLLYQEEGAEEELEIELNEDEPAFLQGQSRYSVDMSPVKIFKNPEGSLSRAAALQSALIKERREVREQQQRTMLDSIPKDLNRPWEDPMPETGERHLAQELRGVGLSAYDMPEWKKDAYGKALTFGQRSKLSIQEQRQSLPIYKLKNELVQAVHDNQVLVVIGETGSGKTTQVTQYLAEAGYTTKGKIGCTQPRRVAAMSVAKRVAEEFGCRLGEEVGYAIRFEDCTGPETVIKYMTDGMLLREILIDESLSQYSVIMLDEAHERTINTDVLFGLLKQLVKRRPDLRLIVTSATLDAEKFSGYFFNCNIFTIPGRTFPVEILYTKQPESDYLDAALITVLQIHLTEPEGDILLFLTGQEEIDYACQCLYERMKGLGKNVPELIILPVYSALPSEMQSRIFEPAPPGKRKVVVATNIAEASLTIDGIFYVIDPGFAKQNVYNPKQGLDSLVITPISQASAKQRAGRAGRTGPGKCYRLYTESAFHNEMSPTTIPEIQRINLGMTTLTLKAMGINDLLSFDFMDPPSPQALISAMEQLYSLGALDEEGLLTKLGRKMAEFPLDPPLSKMLLASVDLGCSDEILTIIAMIQTGNIFYRPREKQAQADEKRAKFFQPEGDHLTLLAVYEAWKAKNFSGPWCFENFVQARSLRRAQDVRKQLLSIMDKYKLDVVSAGKNFTKIRKAIAAGFFFHAARKDPQEGYRTLVENQPVYIHPSSALFQRQPDLVIYHELVMTTKEYMREVTVIDPKWLVELAPRFFKVADPTKMSKRKRQERIEPLYDRYHEPNSWRLSKRRA, from the exons ATGGGAGCAGATGATGATGACAATGGGTTGAAGAAATTGGAGTACTTGTCGTTGGTCTCCAAAGTATGTATGGAACTGGAGACTCATCTTGGGTTTGGGGATAAGGTGTTGGCGGAGTTCATAACGGAGATGGGGCGGAGTTGCCAGACTGTAGACGAATTCGACGCGAAGCTGAAAGAGAATGGCGCTGAGATGCCTGATTATTTTGTGCGGACTCTACTCACCATTATTCATGCTATTTTGCCGCCAACCCAGAAATCCGAACCGGAGAAGGGGGCGAAGGAGGGGGAAAACTCTGCGTTTTCAGCTTTGAAGATTAAGGATAATAAAGAGAGGGTAAAGGAGTTGGAGAAGGAGATTGAGGAGGATGTGAAGAGAGAGGGACAGGATGAGGAAGAGAATGGCAGTGATCGGGGTA GGCATAAGAGAGAAGAGNNNNNNNNNNNNNNNNNNNNNNNAGAGACAGACGGTAGGAATGGTTATGATGATGATAGAGGTAGACGAAGGCACACTGACAGGGATAGGGACATGAATAGAGATGAGGGGAACAGGAGAAATGGGTCCAACGAAGATCGGGATGAGAGGCATGGGCGATTCGGGGAGCCAGAGCTGTACAAAGTTTATAAAGGGAGGGTTTCGAGGGTAATGGATGCAGGATGTTTTGTTCAGCTTGATGCGTTTAGAGGAAAAGAAGGATTGGTGCATGTATCACAGATGGCTAATAGGAGGATTGTGAATGCCAAGGATGTAGTGAAGCGAGACCAGGAGGTCTATGTCAAAGTTATCTCTGTTAGTGGGAATAAATTGAGTTTGTCAATGAGGGATGTGGATCAGAATAGTGGAACGGATTTGTTGCCATTGAAGAGGAATGAGGAGGATGATGTGTTCAGAACAAATCCTTCTGGGAGGAACGATGGTGGAGGGACAGGGACTAGACTTGGTCTCTCTGGGATCAAGATCactgaagatgatgatgatggtgttCCTTCATGTAGGCCACTGAAGAAAATGAGTTCACCTGAGAGGTGGGAGGCTAAACAACTGATTGCTTCAGGTGTTTTGAGCGTAAAGGAGTGTCCGATGTTTGATGAAGAGGGAGATGGGTTGCTTTACCAGGAGGAGGGTGCAGAAGAGGAGCTTGAGATTGAGTTGAATGAAGATGAGCCTGCTTTTTTGCAGGGCCAGAGTCGGTACTCTGTTGACATGTCCCCTGTTAAGATATTCAAGAACCCCGAGGGATCTTTGAGCCGTGCAGCAGCACTTCAATCTGCTCTGATAAAGGAGAGGAGGGAAGTTCGGGAACAACAACAAAGGACAATGTTGGATTCTATTCCGAAGGATCTGAACCGGCCATGGGAAGATCCAATGCCAGAAACAGGCGAGAGGCATCTTGCTCAGGAGCTGAGAGGTGTTGGTTTGTCTGCATATGACATGCCGGAGTGGAAAAAGGATGCATATGGCAAAGCTCTGACTTTTGGACAAAGATCAAAGCTCTCAATCCAGGAACAGAGACAAAGTTTGCCCATCTACAAGTTGAAGAATGAATTAGTTCAGGCTGTCCATGATAACCAGGTCCTAGTTGTCATTGGTGAGACGGGCTCAGGCAAGACAACACAAGTCACACAGTATCTGGCTGAGGCAGGATACACTACAAAGGGAAAAATCGGATGTACTCAGCCTCGTAGGGTGGCTGCGATGTCTGTGGCCAAACGAGTTGCTGAGGAATTTGGTTGTCGTTTAGGGGAAGAAGTTGGATATGCCATCCGTTTTGAGGATTGCACGGGTCCAGAGACCGTGATCAAGTATATGACAGATGGTATGCTTCTTAGGGAGATTCTGATTGATGAAAGTTTGTCACAGTACTCTGTGATAATGCTTGATGAGGCTCATGAGAGGACAATTAACACAGATGTCCTTTTTGGATTGCTGAAGCAACTTGTGAAACGGAGACCTGACCTTCGTTTGATTGTCACGTCTGCGACTCTAGATGCAGAGAAGTTTTCTGGATATTTCTTTAATTGCAATATCTTTACTATTCCTGGAAGAACATTCCCCGTAGAAATTCTCTACACGAAGCAGCCAGAAAGTGACTACCTCGATGCAGCGCTGATTACTGTCTTACAGATTCACTTGACCGAACCTGAAGGTGATATACTTCTGTTCTTGACTGGTCAGGAAGAGATAGATTATGCATGTCAGTGTCTTTATGAGAGGATGAAAGGTTTAGGTAAAAATGTTCCTGAGCTGATTATTTTACCTGTGTACAGCGCCCTACCCAGTGAAATGCAGTCCAGGATTTTTGAACCTGCTCCTCCAGGAAAGAGAAAAGTAGTAGTCGCTACAAATATTGCTGAAGCTTCTCTGACTATTGATGGCATATTTTATGTCATTGATCCGGGTTTCGCCAAACAAAATGTGTACAATCCTAAACAGGGGCTTGATTCATTGGTGATAACTCCAATATCACAAGCATCTGCAAAGCAACGAGCAGGGCGAGCAGGACGTACAGGCCCAGGGAAGTGCTATCGCCTCTATACAGAGAGTGCATTCCACAATGAGATGTCTCCCACGACAATTCCGGAGATTCAGAGGATAAATCTGGGGATGACTACTCTTACCCTGAAAGCTATGGGTATTAATGATCTTTtgtcttttgattttatggaCCCCCCATCACCCCAGGCCCTCATTTCTGCAATGGAACAGCTATACAGTTTAGGAGCTCTGGATGAAGAGGGGCTTCTTACAAAGTTGGGTAGGAAAATGGCTGAATTTCCTCTGGATCCTCCACTGTCCAAAATGCTTCTTGCCAGTGTAGATCTTGGTTGTAGTGATGAGATTTTGACCATCATTGCAATGATTCAGACTGGAAACATCTTCTACAGACCTAGGGAAAAACAAGCGCAAGCAGACGAAAAAAGAGCAAAGTTTTTTCAGCCTGAGGGAGACCATTTGACACTACTTGCTGTCTATGAGGCCTGGAAAGCTAAAAATTTTTCAGGTCCATGGTGCTTTGAGAATTTCGTTCAAGCTCGATCATTGAGGAGGGCACAAGATGTTAGGAAACAACTTCTTTCTATCATGGACAA GTACAAATTGGATGTTGTGAGTGCTGGTAAGAACTTTACAAAGATAAGAAAAGCTATAGCTGCTGGTTTCTTTTTCCATGCAGCTAGGAAGGATCCACAGGAAGGTTACAGAACGCTAGTGGAGAATCAACCAGTGTACATACATCCAAGCAGTGCACTTTTCCAGAGACAACCTGACTTGGTTATCTATCATGAACTTGTCATGACCACCAAGGAGTATATGCGTGAGGTCACTGTCATAGACCCCAAGTGGCTTGTTGAACTGGCTCCAAGATTCTTCAAAGTTGCAGATCCTACAAAAATGAGCAAGCGCAAGAGACAAGAGCGCATTGAACCACTCTATGATAGATACCATGAACCCAACTCTTGGCGCTTAAGCAAACGGCGTGCTTAG